In the Purpureocillium takamizusanense chromosome 5, complete sequence genome, one interval contains:
- a CDS encoding uncharacterized protein (EggNog:ENOG503P1EF): protein MASKTNGPLGSVVAFEGHPDTISTQLRLLPTSSQVLILPSVRCYLPADSPEQPFDARVYVRQVHDALVARNDAARAFLQGSTPSNKRLVFMNGGTPSAQALCIRAIMMHETAGNKADADAIFDDLIKDGMAGLEHNRHASHKRNTFGYSQCSSDPEYLEDPITRAMRAADALDRQTASLQPAEGLDLALYRRQRSSSLPMYGYSDEFGDGAPFFVFGARRESQASEAGMAPVTPQSPSLTVIQREELTQRLNRLGRLSIASQSNSPSCIGETYQPKASQEPPEAEAPSPVSDVFSIRTQDNVIYGEASLLDVRSSICRGTVTRVKSLDRIYPSSPKFRDLGIPSETWLAEPETPRVSRPQSLMLVASDRDGPISRLSTIEQPRTVIVRSRLPVVKMAPVPENKKRTTKPARARSTYIDRGTDATTSPLPQFQPIFTCTEDLVVYLKDGAPDGVLEAAIDAFKDGRYPLLSHSPTASENGCAAQSMPGTPESESPGTQKRSSFRKPEESTLASLQTPAGGEDYDPFAYVQPTWQPRKSSLVAPKVTIVRPPTPLQTPPPTVTAVEQEQKFHEFIVAADQTAVAVQNSLRSMLGEYFPPDTEGYHQFQFSLLPELDGLWKPMFRTFGPESPQFGDGRVHQILAIGSQQGVKKEYSSAITGRLEKLGSKSSVLGRADRLDFRYLLANAMQAFTAQPLANQTSDNPFTNPYLLATLIVPHLETYLALHSEVRYLLLQYPPEHFKTVLALQKLVGVELMKVAQIVDPNSKANLPFTHIRGASMGTKTEGSQTKRASPSPRSSFDTPVSKANYLLTSTASDRDIATFVSTVWNVSMDESDSEATESVAERVSKHKTKPSPLRIKGNISPLPKVGAQSPTSPRTLKMLQPAPVSAASTLRPPSASDTVKTFRSIRSRQSRRGNSNRAPSHAETASIMTYDPNEDSDYDVEERRLMPLFMRKSPAVKPSSRKALKFLGLA, encoded by the exons ATGGCTTCGAAGACGAATGGCCCACTGGGCAGTGTGGTAGCTTTCGAGGGCCACCCGGATACCATTTCCACTCAGTTGCGACTTCTCCCGACATCCTCGCAGGTGCTGATCTTGCCGAGCGTTCGGTGCTATCTGCCGGCCGACAGCCCTGAGCAACCGTTCGATGCTCGTGTATACGTGCGGCAAGTTCACGACGCCTTAGTGGCCCGCAATGATGCCGCAAGAGCTTTCTTACAAGGCTCTACCCCTTCCAACAAGCGCCTCGTCTTCATGAACGGTGGCACCCCAAGTGCTCAGGCACTCTGCATCAGGGCCATCATGATGCATGAAACCGCTGGCAACAAGGCAGACGCTGATGCCATTTTCGACGATTTGATAAAAGACGGCATGGCTGGACTTGAGCATAACAGACACGCCAGTCACAAGAGGAACACCTTTGGATACAGCCAGTGCAGTTCGGACCCCGAGTACCTTGAAGACCCCATAACAAGAGCAATGCGAGCAGCCGATGCACTCGATCGTCAGACCGCCAGCCTACAACCCGCCGAGGGTCTCGATCTGGCTTTGTATaggcggcagcgcagctcAAGCTTGCCAATGTACGGATATTCAGACGAGTTTGGTGATGGAGCTCCTTTTTTTGTCTTCGGAGCTCGGAGAGAGAGCCAGGCATCCGAGGCTGGCATGGCCCCTGTCACCCCCCAATCTCCTAGCCTGACTGTCATCCAGCGCGAGGAGCTCACGCAAAGATTGaaccgccttggccgcctctCCATCGCGTCACAATCAAATTCGCCAAGCTGCATTGGAGAGACTTACCAGCCGAAGGCATCTCAAGAACCACCCGAGGCAGAAGCTCCATCACCGGTATCTGACGTCTTCAGCATTCGCACGCAAGACAACGTCATCTATGGCGAGGCCTCGCTTCTAGACGTACGCTCCTCTATATGTAGGGGCACAGTGACAAGGGTCAAGTCTCTAGATAGGATTTATCCCTCGAGTCCCAAGTTTCGAGACCTTGGCATACCGTCGGAGACTTGGCTTGCCGAGCCAGAGACCCCTCGAGTATCCCGCCCTCAGTCTCTAATGTTGGTTGCCAGCGACAGAGATGGTCCGATTAGCCGGCTAAGCACCATTGAACAACCCAGGACGGTCATTGTGCGATCGAGACTGCCGGTTGTGAAGATGGCTCCTGTTCCAGAGAACAAGAAAAGGACCACGAAGCCCGCCCGGGCTAGGTCAACGTACATAGACCGCGGCACggacgccaccaccagcccgcTCCCGCAGTTTCAACCCATCTTCACTTGCACGGAGGATCTAGTCGTTTATTTGAAAGACGGGGCTCCAGATGGGGTGCTGGAAGCGGCAATCGATGCATTCAAGGATGGGCGCTACCCTCTGCTCTCGCACTCACCAACAGCTTCAGAAAATGGCTGCGCGGCCCAATCGATGCCTGGCACCCCCGAATCTGAATCACCGGGAACTCAAAAGAGATCCTCTTTCAGAAAGCCGGAAGAAAGTACTCTGGCGTCCCTGCAGACGCCTGCAGGTGGAGAAGACTATGACCCATTCGCATACGTGCAACCGACATGGCAACCACGGAAGTCGTCACTGGTTGCGCCGAAAGTAACCATTGTTCGCCCTCCCACACCGctccagacgccgccgccgaccgtcACTGCAGTGGAACAGGAGCAAAAGTTTCACGAGTTTATTGTTGCCGCGGACCAAACCGCGGTGGCTGTTCAGAACTCGTTGAGATCCATGCTCGGGGAGTATTTCCCCCCTGATACAGAAGGCTACCACCAGTTTCAATTTTCCCTGTTGCCCGAACTTGACGGCCTGTGGAAGCCAATGTTTCGCACCTTTGGCCCCGAGAGTCCACAATTCGGTGATGGCAGAGTGCACCAGATACTGGCCATTGGATCCCAGCAAGGTGTTAAGAAGGAGTACTCCTCGGCGATCACGGGCCGATTGGAAAAGCTAGGTAGCAAATCCAGTGTTCTGGGCCGCGCCGACAGACTTGACTTCCG TTATCTGTTGGCCAATGCCATGCAAGCTTTCACGGCTCAGCCGCTTGCCAACCAGACATCTGATAACCCGTTCACAAACCCGTATTTGCTGGCAACTCTCATAGTTCCTCACTTGGAGACGTACTTGGCTTTGCATTCCGAAGTCCGCTACCTATTGTTGCAGTATCCGCCTGAACACTTCAAGACCGTCCTGGCGCTGCAAAAGCTGGTTGGAGTTGAGTTAATGAAGGTAGCGCAAATCGTCGACCCCAACAGCAAAGCCAACCTACCTTTTACTCATATCCGAGGGGCATCAATGGGTACAAAAACCGAAGGCAGTCAAACCAAGCGAgcgtcgccttcgccgcgaTCATCGTTTGACACTCCAGTGTCCAAGGCTAACTATCTTCTGACATCAACGGCTTCCGACAGAGACATTGCGACCTTTGTATCAACCGTTTGGAATGTCTCCATGGACGAATCTGACTCGGAAGCTACCGAATCGGTGGCAGAAAGAGTGTCAAAGCACAAGACTAAGCCGTCGCCTCTCAGAATCAAGGGCAACATCTCACCCTTGCCGAAAGTTGGAGCGCAGAGCCCAACATCGCCGAGGACTTTGAAGATGCTGCAGCCCGCCCCCGTGtccgcggcatcgacgcTGCGACCGCCGTCCGCATCGGACACCGTCAAGACGTTTCGATCAATCCGGAGCCGGCAGAGTCGAAGGGGCAACAGCAATCGCGCACCATCTCATGCCGAAACCGCCTCGATCATGACGTATGATCCAAATGAGGATAGCGATTATGACGTTGAGGAACGCAGGCTCATGCCTCTGTTCATGAGGAAGAGCCCAGCTGTAAAGCCAAGTAGTCGCAAGGCGCTCAAGTTCCTTGGCTTGGCTTAA